The following coding sequences are from one Mugil cephalus isolate CIBA_MC_2020 chromosome 9, CIBA_Mcephalus_1.1, whole genome shotgun sequence window:
- the barx2 gene encoding homeobox protein BarH-like 2, giving the protein MHCQAELRLSSPGQLKAARRRYKTFMIDEILSKETCDYFEKLSLYSVCPSLIVRPKPLHSCSGSSSLRAYPLLSVITRQPPNLPPHLQQPPSPGAAHSHLLSPQHARGSEPSPSQTPLSISSESDTERSTPRLKKPRRSRTIFTELQLMGLEKKFQKQKYLSTPDRLDLAQSLGLTQLQVKTWYQNRRMKWKKMVLKGGHEAPTKPKGRPKKNSIPTTEEIEAEERRMRMEEEERMRRGAAEEAALANGGEAPQLEPQDLSSETSNPTGAVEGSERALPLLVSKTHAAS; this is encoded by the exons ATGCACTGTCAAGCCGAGCTGAGGCTCTCCTCCCCCGGGCAGCTGAAGGCTGCCAGGCGACGCTACAAGACTTTCATGATTGACGAGATCCTCTCCAAGGAGACTTGTGATTATTTTGAGAAACTTTCTCTCTACTCGGTGTGCCCTTCGCTCATTGTTCGACCAAAGCCTCTTCATTCATGTTCGG GCTCCTCGTCACTACGTGCCTACCCTCTCCTCTCGGTGATCACGCGGCAGCCGCCCAACCTGCCCCCCCACCTGCAGCAGCCGCCCTCGCCGGGCGCGGCCCACTCGCACCTCCTCTCCCCGCAGCACGCCCGGGGCTCCGAGCCCTCGCCCAGCCAGACGCCCCTCAGCATCAGCAGCGAGTCGGACACGGAGCGCAGCACGCCCCGCCTGAAGAAGCCGCGCCGCAGCCGCACCATCTTCACCGAGCTGCAGCTCATGGGCCTGGAGAAGAAGTTCCAGAAGCAGAAGTACCTGTCCACGCCTGATAG GTTAGACCTGGCCCAGTCACTCGGCCTCACACAGCTCCAGGTGAAGACGTGGTACCAAAACAGGCgaatgaagtggaaaaaaatg GTGCTCAAAGGAGGTCACGAGGCCCCAACTAAGCCCAAGGGAAGACCCAAGAAGAACTCCATCCCCACCACCGAGGAAATAGAGGCGGAGGAGCggaggatgaggatggaggaagaggagaggatgaggaggggagCCGCCGAGGAGGCGGCGCTTGCTAACGGGGGAGAAGCCCCACAGCTGGAGCCTCAAGATCTCAGTTCAGAAACCAGCAATCCAACAGGCGCGGTGGAGGGCTCGGAGCGAGCGCTGCCACTCCTCGTGTCAAAAACTCACGCAGCCAGCTAA
- the rbm7 gene encoding RNA-binding protein 7, producing MGIEDETDRTLFIRNLDTRVTEELLFELFLQAGPLIRTKIPKDGDGKQKTFGFAVYKHEVSVPYAMQLLNGMSLYGRSIHVQFRSGSSHGSSPGNSQNSSPANTPNPHGHRTPAQFSSPPYTPQPQMHRSYSSPDNLQKNAMNNAMWVNMQQLEQLNGGFSKPLQPLSAGGHSGGGGSRQHDSTPYRHHPSQMGGGGRNQRYGDESGSGRHQQHGHRDGYHHQNDRSGNRHHDNRGGNRPYDDRGSSRGYQDNRWRRY from the exons ATGGGAATAGAGGACGAAACTGACCGAACGCTCTTCATAAGGAATTTAGACACACGGGTGACGGAGGAGCTTCTGTTCGAGCTGTTTTTACAG GCAGGACCTCTCATCCGAACTAAAATTCCGAAAGACGGTGATGGGAAACAGAAAACGTTTGGTTTTGCCGTATACAAACATGAAGTGTCCGTGCCTTACGCCATGCAACTGCTCAACGGGATGTCGCTGTATGGGAGATCTATCCATGTGCAGTTCAGATCGG GCAGCAGTCATGGCAGCAGTCCAGGGAACTCACAGAATTCAAGTCCTGCAAATACCCCAAATCCCCATGGCCACAG gaCTCCAGCTCAGTTCAGTTCCCCACCCTACACTCCTCAACCCCAAATGCACAGGTCCTACTCATCCCCCGATAACCTGCAGAAAAATGCTATG AACAACGCCATGTGGGTCAACATGCAGCAGCTTGAGCAGTTAAATGGCGGTTTCTCCAAGCCTCTGCAGCCGCTGTCTGCTGGTGGACATTCAGGTGGAGGCGGCTCAAGGCAACACGACAGCACCCCCTATCGGCATCATCCGTCCCAGATGGGTGGCGGCGGCCGAAACCAGCGCTACGGGGACGAGTCGGGTTCAGGCCGTCACCAGCAGCATGGCCACAGGGATGGCTACCACCaccagaatgacaggagtggCAACCGTCACCACGACAACAGAGGCGGCAACAGACCATACGACGACAGGGGTAGCAGTCGCGGCTACCAAGATAACAGATGGCGACGCTACTGA